Genomic segment of Thermoflexus sp.:
GACCGCTACCTTGCGGCGTTCTGGATCCACCACCCACACCATCGCCACTCCCGCTTCCAGCCACTCGCTCACCTTGCGCAGAACCTCGGTATATCGATCGGACGGCGAGAGGATCTCCACGGCCAGGTCGGGGGCTCCCTCGAAGAAGCCGGTAGGGAGGCCTTCGGGGGGGAGGCGTTCGGCGCGGATGAAGGCCACATCCGCCGCCCGCACCGTGTCCGGATCCCGCCGCAACACAAACCCCACCTCGCCGGTCAGGATCCTCCCCAGCCGATGGGTCCTGACGAACGACCGCAGGACCGTGGTGAGCTCTGCAACCAGGTCGCCGTGAAGGGAACCAGTAGGGCTCATGGGGACCAGCCTCCCCTCGATGAGCTCGTAGCGCGCCTCTTCCCCCAGAGCGAGCAGCTCCTCAGCGGTCCACCGGCGTTCCGTTTCCCGTGGAATGGCCATCGCTGCCTCCCGGGATCAGGGTCAGTCTGGTCCCCCCGGTGGGATCCAGCGGGCCAGCCCGGAGCGGCGGGCGGAGCGGCGAGCGGGGAGCCGTTCCAGATGGGCAGCCAGCTGCTCCAGGCTGGCCAGGTTATGTACCGGCAGGAAATCATCAATGTAAGGTAGGGCGGCCTGCATCCCCCGGGTCAGGGGCTGATATCCGGGGATCCCGAGCAGCGGGTTCAGCCAGATCAAACGATAGCACGATTTCTGGAGCCTTTCCATTTCCCGCTGCAGGAGCTCCACATCCCCCCGATCCCACCCGTCGCTGATGATCATCACCACGGCCCCACGGCCCAGCACCCGCCGCGCCCAGTCCCGATTGAACACGTGCAGGCATTCCCCGATGCGGGTTCCCCCGGACCAGTCCATCACGGTTTTGCCGACTTCCCGCAGGGCCTCATCCAGATCCCGATGGCGCAAACAGCGGGTGATGCGGGTGAGGCGGGTACCGAAGACGAACGTCTCCACGTGGCGTCGGGTGTGGCTCAGGGCGTGGAGGAAATGGAGAAGCATCCGGGCGTAGCGCTCCATGGAGCCGCTGATATCGCACAGCACCACCAGCGGTCGGGGCTTGTGCTTGCGGGCGCGCCAGAGCAGTCGAACCCACTCCCCGTGGTGGCGCATGCTCCGCCGCACCGTCCGCCGGAGATCCAGCCGCTCCCCCTTCGGGCCCGGGCGCAGCCGCCGGGTCTCCCGCTCGGAGATCCGCCAGCGCAGGCGGGCCATCAGGCGGCGGGCCAGCTGGATTTCCTCTTCCGAGAAGCGCTCGAATTGTTTGCGACGCAGGAGCTCAACCGGGCTGTAGGTCATCGCCCGATCGGTCAGGATCACCGGCGGGGCCTCGGGGTTGCCAGCGGGAGGCTCTCCGGATGGGGGGTGGCCTACCTCCGCGGGGCGGGGCCGGTTCTCCCGCCGCCGGATCGGCCCGGGGGCCGTGGGGAGGAGGCCGGGCGGCAGCTGCCCCCCCATCAGGGGGTTGCGCCAGAACCATTCAAAGATCCGGTCGAAGATCTCCAGGTCCTCGCGGCGGCAGATCAGGGTGCAGCGGGCCGCGTGATAAAAGGCCTCCCGATCGCCCAGGGGGATCCATTCCAGCGCCCGCACCAGGGCCATGATCTGGCCAGGGGTGATGGGGACCCCGGCCGCTCGCAGTGTGCGCCCGAAGCGGACCAGATGATCCAGCAAATGGCCTGGCATCTCTATCCCTGTCGCAGGAAGATCCCTTTCAATGATCCCCCGAGGGCATTTCGGCTCGCAGGAGGGCCTTCGTCAGGAGGTCTTGAGCGATCTCCCCGCGCACCTTGAGCACATCGTCCTGGTATTTCAGCAGCACCCCCAGCGTCTCATCGATCACGGCCGCGTCCAGCTCCGTCTGATCCAGGGCCAGCAGGGCCGCCGTCCAGTCCAGGGTCTCCGCCACTCCGGGCAGCTTATAGAGGTCCAGGCGTCGGAGCTCCTGCACGAAGGCCACGATCTGCCGGGTCAGGCGCTCGGGGGCGTCCGGGATCCGGGCCCGCACGATCTGGATTTCCTTCTCGAAGGATGGATAATCGATCCAGAAATAGAGGCAGCGCCGTTTGAGGGCGTCGTGGATCTCCCGCGTCCGGTTGGAGGTGATCACCACCACAGGCGGCTGCTCCGCCCGCACCGTCCCGATCTCGGGGATGGTGATCTGCCAGTCGGAGAGGAGCTCCAGGAGGAAGGCCTCGAACTCCTCGTCAGCCCGATCCAGCTCATCGATGAGGAGCACCGGGGGGCGGCCGTTTTTGGCCTCCAGGGCCTGAAGGAGCGGGCGTTTGATCAGGAAGGCCGGGCTGAAGATCTGCTGGCGGATGCGGATCTCATCC
This window contains:
- a CDS encoding Uma2 family endonuclease, with amino-acid sequence MAIPRETERRWTAEELLALGEEARYELIEGRLVPMSPTGSLHGDLVAELTTVLRSFVRTHRLGRILTGEVGFVLRRDPDTVRAADVAFIRAERLPPEGLPTGFFEGAPDLAVEILSPSDRYTEVLRKVSEWLEAGVAMVWVVDPERRKVAV
- a CDS encoding VWA domain-containing protein encodes the protein MPGHLLDHLVRFGRTLRAAGVPITPGQIMALVRALEWIPLGDREAFYHAARCTLICRREDLEIFDRIFEWFWRNPLMGGQLPPGLLPTAPGPIRRRENRPRPAEVGHPPSGEPPAGNPEAPPVILTDRAMTYSPVELLRRKQFERFSEEEIQLARRLMARLRWRISERETRRLRPGPKGERLDLRRTVRRSMRHHGEWVRLLWRARKHKPRPLVVLCDISGSMERYARMLLHFLHALSHTRRHVETFVFGTRLTRITRCLRHRDLDEALREVGKTVMDWSGGTRIGECLHVFNRDWARRVLGRGAVVMIISDGWDRGDVELLQREMERLQKSCYRLIWLNPLLGIPGYQPLTRGMQAALPYIDDFLPVHNLASLEQLAAHLERLPARRSARRSGLARWIPPGGPD
- a CDS encoding AAA family ATPase, with protein sequence MEALKAHRYIADRGLATAIFLALRLGRPLFLEGEPGVGKTEVAKVLADLLQTDLIRLQCYEGLDVHSAVYEWDYARQILQIRMLEASGERDEIRIRQQIFSPAFLIKRPLLQALEAKNGRPPVLLIDELDRADEEFEAFLLELLSDWQITIPEIGTVRAEQPPVVVITSNRTREIHDALKRRCLYFWIDYPSFEKEIQIVRARIPDAPERLTRQIVAFVQELRRLDLYKLPGVAETLDWTAALLALDQTELDAAVIDETLGVLLKYQDDVLKVRGEIAQDLLTKALLRAEMPSGDH